The Zingiber officinale cultivar Zhangliang chromosome 9A, Zo_v1.1, whole genome shotgun sequence genome window below encodes:
- the LOC122021768 gene encoding uncharacterized protein LOC122021768: MSNSVSKRPLLKPFSLLLLFLSSFLLLRLFLSSSATAKATATATASVFTSSVSETVPPPPLVRIRRTFRSYDDYVKLQLNKTLDSRLRRVWATRDWDRKVRVFTRFFSDLAAEGLLSNSSAALCIGARLGQEVAALRGLGVSGAVGMDLAPAPPLVVRGDFHRQPFPDASFDFEFSNVFDHALYPDRFAAEVERTLRPGGFAVLHVAVHRRGDKYSANDLLGGVDGLLALFNHSRLVRSRKVDAFGLDTEVVIQKLKH, translated from the coding sequence AGGCCCCTTCTCAAACccttctccctcctcctcctcttcctctcctccttccttctcctccgcCTATTTCTCTCCTCCAGCGCCACGGCCAAGGCCACGGCCACGGCCACCGCCTCTGTTTTTACTTCGTCTGTTTCTGAAACGGTGCCTCCTCCTCCTCTGGTTCGCATCCGGCGCACCTTCCGTTCCTACGACGACTACGTCAAGCTGCAGCTGAACAAGACGCTGGACTCCCGCCTCCGCCGCGTGTGGGCGACCCGCGACTGGGACCGCAAGGTTCGCGTCTTCACCCGCTTTTTCTCCGACCTCGCCGCCGAGGGCCTGCTCTCCAACTCCTCCGCGGCGCTCTGCATCGGCGCGCGCCTCGGCCAGGAGGTCGCCGCCCTGCGCGGCCTCGGCGTCTCCGGCGCCGTCGGCATGGACCTCGCCCCCGCGCCGCCGCTCGTCGTGCGCGGCGACTTCCACCGCCAGCCCTTCCCCGACGCCTCCTTCGACTTCGAGTTCTCCAACGTCTTCGACCACGCGCTCTACCCCGACCGCTTCGCCGCCGAGGTCGAGCGCACCCTTCGCCCCGGCGGCTTCGCCGTGCTCCACGTCGCCGTGCACCGCCGCGGCGACAAGTACTCCGCCAACGACCTCCTCGGCGGGGTCGACGGCCTCCTCGCCCTCTTCAACCACTCCCGCCTCGTCCGCTCCCGCAAGGTCGACGCTTTCGGCCTCGACACCGAGGTCGTCATCCAAAAGCTCAAACACTGA